Proteins found in one Microbacterium sp. LWS13-1.2 genomic segment:
- a CDS encoding stealth conserved region 3 domain-containing protein, producing MAALSALPQPARTWTGLLERADIAVDRGILHLVHDDVTPVEARTSDLLLVAGALEAAGITVTLIRHDRAVPALAIDLADRDAALAALDGLCETEPLYLKAKGRPPVLASDAQPLAAAPTAVRVYRPRISRNGTLRYTAALGAHLELWRFTDDLVEAPRDNALTRKLTPADDLAYTTVERYGRSWRTIDGMFDPQPHEFTEEVDLVFSWVDGSSSAFQRMRAAQMAEYVVGDGDDSPARFRHVDELRYALRSVHMYAPWVRRIFIATDSPAPSWLLDHPKVTIVRSEEFFADPSVLPTHNSHAVEAQLHRIPGLAEHFLYSNDDMFFGRLLEPELFFTPAGVTKFVECEVRIGAGAPAPHRSGHDNGLRVNRALLGERFGRTIVRDLDHCATPLRKSVMAELEEAFPDDFARTAASRFRSATDISVTNSLYHYYALMTGRAVATREPRVRYAQTTMASGLRRMQRLAERTDVDMFCLNDGGNAEVPEDVRVRSLRDALERMFPVRAPWERAELSAAEESARSAHPSARR from the coding sequence ATGGCCGCACTCTCGGCTCTGCCGCAGCCCGCCCGTACGTGGACGGGACTGCTGGAGCGCGCGGATATCGCCGTCGACCGCGGCATCCTGCATCTCGTGCACGACGATGTCACGCCGGTCGAGGCCCGCACGTCGGATCTGCTGCTCGTCGCCGGCGCCCTGGAGGCGGCCGGCATCACCGTGACGCTGATCCGCCACGATCGCGCGGTCCCCGCGCTGGCGATCGACCTCGCCGATCGCGACGCCGCCCTGGCTGCGCTCGACGGCCTCTGCGAGACGGAGCCGCTGTACCTCAAGGCGAAGGGGCGTCCGCCGGTGCTCGCCTCAGACGCCCAGCCCCTCGCCGCGGCACCGACGGCCGTGCGCGTCTACCGTCCCCGGATCAGCCGCAACGGCACCCTTCGCTACACCGCCGCGCTCGGCGCCCACCTCGAGCTCTGGCGCTTCACCGACGACCTCGTCGAGGCGCCGCGCGACAACGCACTCACCCGCAAGCTCACGCCCGCCGACGACCTCGCGTACACGACCGTCGAGCGCTACGGGCGCTCCTGGCGAACGATCGACGGCATGTTCGATCCGCAGCCCCACGAGTTCACCGAGGAGGTCGACCTCGTCTTCTCGTGGGTGGACGGCTCATCGAGCGCGTTCCAGCGCATGCGCGCCGCCCAGATGGCCGAGTACGTCGTCGGCGACGGCGACGACAGCCCCGCGCGCTTCCGGCACGTGGACGAGCTGCGCTACGCGCTGCGCAGCGTCCACATGTACGCGCCCTGGGTGCGGCGGATCTTCATCGCGACCGACTCGCCCGCGCCGTCGTGGCTGCTCGACCACCCGAAGGTGACGATCGTCCGCAGCGAGGAGTTCTTCGCCGACCCGTCGGTGCTGCCGACCCACAACTCGCACGCCGTCGAGGCGCAGCTGCACCGGATCCCGGGACTGGCCGAGCACTTCCTGTACTCGAACGACGACATGTTCTTCGGGCGCCTGCTGGAGCCGGAGCTCTTCTTCACGCCCGCGGGGGTGACGAAGTTCGTCGAGTGCGAGGTGCGGATCGGGGCCGGTGCCCCGGCGCCGCACCGCAGCGGACACGACAACGGACTCCGCGTCAACCGCGCCCTCCTCGGCGAGCGGTTCGGGCGCACCATCGTGCGCGACCTCGACCACTGCGCGACGCCGCTGCGCAAGAGCGTGATGGCCGAGCTCGAGGAGGCCTTCCCCGACGACTTCGCCCGGACGGCGGCATCCCGCTTCCGCTCGGCCACCGATATCTCGGTCACGAACAGCCTCTACCACTACTACGCGCTCATGACCGGGCGCGCCGTCGCCACGCGCGAGCCGCGCGTGCGCTACGCGCAGACCACGATGGCGTCGGGTCTTCGCCGCATGCAGCGCCTGGCCGAGCGCACTGATGTCGACATGTTCTGCCTCAACGACGGCGGCAACGCCGAGGTCCCCGAGGATGTGCGCGTGCGGAGCCTGCGGGATGCGCTGGAGCGCATGTTCCCGGTGCGGGCGCCGTGGGAGCGCGCTGAGCTCAGCGCAGCAGAGGAATCGGCTCGGTCGGCGCATCCCTCGGCGCGGCGCTGA
- a CDS encoding NUDIX hydrolase has product MDGELWDVTDADGIPTGRTHRRGDPDFPAGMFHIVASVCVVRGDGLVLMTRRAAIKDFPLDWEFPAGSALTGETSAQAAVRELAEEAGVRVGADDVVLVGRLTERTALFDVYVTAVAGDPALTLDPEEVCESAWVPFAEALRRAAAGEMAAPWVPRLERFGTRLAELVESRGA; this is encoded by the coding sequence GTGGACGGCGAGCTGTGGGATGTGACGGATGCCGACGGCATCCCCACCGGACGCACGCACCGTCGCGGCGACCCGGACTTCCCGGCGGGGATGTTCCACATCGTGGCGTCGGTGTGCGTCGTGCGCGGCGACGGGCTCGTGCTCATGACGCGCCGCGCGGCCATCAAGGACTTCCCGCTGGACTGGGAGTTCCCGGCGGGCAGCGCCCTCACCGGCGAGACGAGCGCCCAGGCCGCGGTGCGTGAGCTCGCCGAAGAGGCCGGGGTCCGGGTCGGCGCCGACGACGTGGTGCTGGTCGGCCGGCTCACCGAGCGGACGGCCCTGTTCGACGTCTATGTCACGGCCGTCGCGGGCGACCCGGCCCTGACGCTCGACCCGGAAGAGGTGTGCGAGAGCGCGTGGGTCCCGTTCGCGGAGGCGCTCCGCCGCGCAGCGGCGGGCGAGATGGCAGCGCCATGGGTGCCGCGGCTGGAGCGGTTCGGCACACGTCTGGCCGAGCTCGTGGAGTCGCGAGGCGCGTAG
- the metG gene encoding methionine--tRNA ligase, translating to MTSGPSSFYITTPIYYPSDVPHIGHGYTTVAVDTLARWHRQAGDDTWMLTGTDEHGQKMMRAAAANGATPQEWVDRLVGESWFPLLKTLDVANDDFIRTTQPRHEERVRAFVQAIYDRGYIYAGEFEALYCVGCEEFKTESEIVDGAGPFEGLKVCAIHSKPLELLQEKNYFFKLSEFQDKLLELYSGGDFIRPESARNEVVSFVRNGLKDLSISRSTFDWGIKVPWDESHVIYVWVDALLNYATAVGYGSDPVEFARRWPAYHVVGKDILRFHAVIWPAMLMAAGVDVPKGVFAHGWLLVGGEKMSKSKLTGIAPTEITDVFGSDAYRFYFLSAIAFGQDGSFSWEDLSARYQAELANGFGNLASRTTAMVERYFEGIVPPPSSYTEADLHIQTTVADAAARADDAIERFRIDEAISSVWTIVDALNLYITENEPWALAKDDSQRERLGTVLYTAAEGLRALAVLLSPVMPESTEKLWIALGAAESIGRLQDQPIREAGGWGVLKPGTSVNGLAPLFPRVEQSV from the coding sequence GTGACTTCCGGCCCCTCGTCCTTCTACATCACGACGCCGATCTACTATCCGAGCGACGTGCCCCACATCGGCCACGGCTACACCACCGTGGCGGTCGACACCCTCGCGCGCTGGCACCGCCAGGCGGGCGACGACACCTGGATGCTGACCGGCACCGACGAGCACGGACAGAAGATGATGCGGGCGGCCGCCGCGAACGGCGCGACGCCGCAGGAATGGGTCGACCGTCTCGTGGGCGAGTCGTGGTTCCCGCTGCTGAAGACGCTGGACGTCGCCAATGACGACTTCATCCGCACGACGCAGCCGCGCCATGAGGAGCGCGTCCGCGCGTTCGTGCAGGCGATCTACGACCGCGGCTACATCTACGCCGGCGAGTTCGAGGCGCTCTACTGCGTGGGCTGCGAGGAGTTCAAGACGGAGTCCGAGATCGTCGACGGCGCCGGGCCCTTCGAGGGTCTCAAGGTCTGCGCGATCCACTCCAAGCCGCTCGAGCTGCTGCAGGAGAAGAACTACTTCTTCAAGCTGAGCGAGTTCCAGGACAAGCTCCTCGAGCTCTACTCCGGCGGCGACTTCATCCGGCCGGAGTCGGCGCGCAACGAGGTCGTCTCGTTCGTCAGGAACGGCCTGAAGGACCTCTCGATCTCACGGTCGACGTTCGACTGGGGCATCAAGGTGCCGTGGGACGAATCGCACGTGATCTACGTGTGGGTCGACGCGCTGCTCAACTACGCGACGGCCGTCGGCTACGGCAGCGACCCCGTGGAGTTCGCGCGACGCTGGCCCGCCTACCACGTCGTCGGCAAGGACATCCTGCGCTTCCACGCCGTCATCTGGCCCGCGATGCTGATGGCCGCCGGCGTCGACGTGCCCAAGGGCGTCTTCGCGCACGGCTGGCTGCTCGTCGGTGGCGAGAAGATGTCGAAGTCGAAGCTCACCGGCATCGCCCCGACCGAGATCACCGACGTGTTCGGCTCGGACGCCTACCGGTTCTACTTCCTGTCGGCGATCGCGTTCGGGCAGGACGGATCGTTCTCGTGGGAGGACCTCTCGGCCCGCTACCAGGCGGAGCTCGCGAACGGCTTCGGCAACCTCGCGTCGCGCACCACCGCCATGGTCGAGCGCTACTTCGAAGGAATCGTGCCGCCGCCCTCGTCGTACACCGAGGCCGACCTGCACATCCAGACGACGGTGGCGGATGCCGCGGCTCGCGCCGACGATGCGATCGAGCGATTCCGCATCGACGAGGCGATCAGCTCGGTCTGGACGATCGTCGACGCGCTCAACCTGTACATCACCGAGAACGAGCCGTGGGCGCTCGCCAAGGACGACTCCCAGCGGGAGCGCCTCGGCACCGTGCTGTACACGGCGGCGGAGGGCCTCCGTGCGCTGGCGGTGCTGCTGTCGCCGGTCATGCCGGAGTCGACCGAGAAGCTCTGGATCGCGCTCGGCGCCGCAGAGTCGATCGGCCGCCTGCAGGACCAGCCGATCCGCGAGGCGGGCGGATGGGGCGTGCTGAAGCCCGGCACGTCGGTCAACGGCCTGGCGCCGCTCTTCCCGCGCGTCGAGCAGTCGGTCTGA
- the rsmA gene encoding 16S rRNA (adenine(1518)-N(6)/adenine(1519)-N(6))-dimethyltransferase RsmA, with translation MPVTLLGAAEIRALAADLDVTPTKKLGQNFVVDANTVRKIVSVAEVAPGDRVVEVGPGLGSLTLAILEAGASVTAVEIDHRLAERLPATAAAHGVADGALTVVDADALRVTELPGDPAVLVANLPYNVSVPVLLHFLENFPGLERGVVMVQAEVGERLAAPPGSKVYGAPSVKAAWYGPWRLAGTVSRLVFWPVPNVDSVLVGFRRDPEPRGDEALRRRTFGIVDAAFQQRRKMLRQATSGVLGGTAAAASAVLESAGVAPTARGEDLSIDDFVRIARAAGDAVVV, from the coding sequence ATGCCCGTGACACTCCTCGGTGCGGCCGAGATCCGCGCGCTGGCCGCCGACCTCGACGTGACGCCGACCAAGAAGCTCGGGCAGAACTTCGTCGTGGACGCCAACACGGTGCGCAAGATCGTGAGCGTCGCCGAGGTGGCTCCGGGCGACCGTGTGGTCGAGGTGGGGCCGGGGCTCGGGTCGCTGACTCTCGCGATCCTCGAGGCGGGCGCGTCCGTCACCGCCGTCGAGATCGATCACCGACTCGCCGAGCGCCTGCCGGCGACGGCGGCCGCGCACGGCGTCGCAGACGGCGCCCTCACCGTTGTGGACGCGGACGCGCTGCGTGTCACCGAGCTTCCGGGCGACCCCGCCGTGCTCGTGGCGAACCTGCCCTACAACGTCAGCGTGCCGGTCCTGCTGCACTTCCTCGAGAACTTCCCCGGCCTCGAACGCGGTGTGGTCATGGTGCAGGCCGAGGTGGGGGAGCGCCTCGCCGCCCCGCCCGGATCGAAGGTGTACGGCGCCCCGAGCGTCAAGGCCGCCTGGTACGGACCCTGGCGTCTGGCCGGCACCGTCTCGCGCCTGGTGTTCTGGCCCGTCCCGAACGTCGACAGCGTGCTCGTCGGATTCCGTCGAGACCCCGAGCCCCGGGGTGACGAGGCCCTCCGCCGGAGGACGTTCGGCATCGTCGACGCGGCTTTCCAGCAGCGGCGGAAGATGCTGCGTCAGGCCACGTCGGGCGTTCTCGGGGGCACCGCGGCCGCGGCGTCGGCGGTGCTGGAGAGCGCGGGAGTGGCGCCGACCGCACGCGGCGAGGACCTCTCCATCGACGATTTCGTGCGCATCGCGCGGGCTGCCGGAGACGCCGTCGTCGTGTGA
- a CDS encoding sugar porter family MFS transporter, whose translation MSSTGSIPADAFSLRSPYGRRAIGLSVAAAVGGFLFGFDSSVINGAVDSISKDFALNDVITGFVVAIALLGCAVGAIIAGTLSDRWGRLRVMFLGAIMFFVSSIGAGLAFSAWDLALWRVIGGLGIGIASVIAPAYIAEIAPRQIRGGLASLQQLAITIGIFAALLSDALLANTAGGADNVLWFGLEAWRWMFLVGVIPSAVYGILSFTLPESPRYLIAKGRYDEAKEIFSRLVPAADLDHTMRDLQTAIETDRKNAGVSLRGPVLGLQRIVWVGIILSVFQQFVGINVIFYYSTSLWQSVGFDESDSFTISVVTSITNVLVTLIAIFLVDRVGRKPILLTGSVMMALSLGLMAISFVFSETDAEGAVTLPAPWGPIALIAANVFVVGFGASWGPLVWVLLGEIFPSRIRGKALGVAAGAQWIANFLITISFPAMSSWSLPLTYGMYALFAALSFFYVLLRIPETKGMDIEQTETLFTHKGAATPTS comes from the coding sequence ATGAGTTCGACCGGATCGATCCCCGCAGACGCGTTCTCTCTCCGCAGCCCCTACGGGCGACGGGCGATCGGCCTCTCGGTCGCCGCCGCCGTCGGCGGCTTCCTGTTCGGCTTCGACTCGTCGGTCATCAACGGCGCCGTCGACTCGATCTCGAAGGACTTCGCGCTCAACGACGTCATCACGGGCTTCGTCGTCGCCATCGCCCTTCTCGGCTGTGCCGTGGGAGCGATCATCGCCGGCACCCTGTCGGACCGTTGGGGGCGCCTGCGGGTCATGTTCCTCGGCGCGATCATGTTCTTCGTCAGCTCTATCGGCGCCGGCCTCGCGTTCTCGGCCTGGGACCTCGCGCTGTGGCGCGTCATCGGCGGTCTCGGCATCGGCATCGCGTCGGTGATCGCTCCCGCATACATCGCCGAGATCGCGCCTCGCCAGATCCGCGGCGGGCTCGCGTCGCTGCAGCAACTCGCGATCACGATCGGCATCTTCGCCGCCCTCCTGTCGGACGCACTGCTGGCGAACACCGCGGGTGGTGCCGACAACGTGCTGTGGTTCGGACTCGAGGCGTGGCGGTGGATGTTCCTCGTCGGCGTGATCCCGTCGGCGGTGTACGGCATCCTGTCGTTCACGCTGCCGGAGTCCCCTCGCTACCTGATCGCGAAGGGCCGCTACGACGAGGCGAAGGAGATCTTCTCGCGGCTCGTCCCGGCCGCAGACCTCGACCACACCATGCGCGATCTGCAGACCGCGATCGAGACGGACCGCAAGAATGCCGGCGTCTCGCTGCGGGGTCCGGTGCTGGGCCTGCAGCGGATCGTCTGGGTCGGCATCATCCTGTCGGTGTTCCAGCAGTTCGTCGGCATCAACGTGATCTTCTATTACTCGACGAGCCTCTGGCAGTCGGTCGGGTTCGACGAGAGCGACTCGTTCACTATCAGCGTCGTGACCTCGATCACGAACGTGCTCGTGACGCTCATCGCGATCTTCCTGGTCGACCGCGTGGGGCGCAAGCCGATCCTGCTCACGGGCTCCGTGATGATGGCGCTCTCGCTCGGGCTGATGGCGATCTCGTTCGTGTTCTCCGAGACCGACGCCGAGGGTGCGGTCACGCTGCCCGCACCGTGGGGACCGATCGCGCTCATCGCGGCGAACGTCTTCGTCGTCGGATTCGGCGCCTCGTGGGGCCCCCTCGTCTGGGTGCTGCTCGGCGAGATCTTCCCCAGCCGCATCCGCGGCAAGGCTCTCGGCGTCGCCGCCGGCGCGCAGTGGATCGCGAACTTCCTCATCACGATCTCGTTCCCCGCGATGTCGTCGTGGTCGCTGCCGCTCACATACGGCATGTACGCCCTCTTCGCGGCGCTCTCGTTCTTCTACGTGCTCCTGCGCATTCCCGAGACCAAGGGCATGGACATCGAGCAGACCGAGACGCTGTTCACGCATAAGGGCGCGGCCACGCCCACGAGCTGA
- a CDS encoding aldo/keto reductase, with product MTEDARYLSRGGDLHRPYAAAHDRYDLAEYRRVGTSGLTLPPVSLGLWWNFGDNIPFDNQRALLRHAFDRGITHFDLANNYGPPYGSAETNFGRMMREDFAPYRDELIISSKAGYDMWHGPYGNGGARKYLLASAEQSLRRMNVDYVDIFYSHRVDPDVPVEETVGALDTLVRQGKALYVGISSYSAERTAVAASVARSLGTPLVIHQPSYSILNRWVEDGLTGVLTQEGMGAIAFTPLAQGLLTDKYLGDGSAERAQQRASLPGGSLSEKGLTTLRSLDVIAKERGQTLAQMAIQWVLRDPVVASALIGASRPAQLDENLKALEGPAFDTEELERIDALSDGIDVDLWAESANR from the coding sequence GTGACCGAAGACGCGCGCTACCTGTCCCGTGGAGGCGACCTCCACCGCCCCTACGCCGCCGCCCACGACCGCTACGATCTCGCGGAATACCGCCGCGTCGGCACGTCGGGCCTCACCCTTCCGCCCGTCTCTCTCGGCCTGTGGTGGAACTTCGGCGACAACATCCCGTTCGACAACCAGCGGGCGCTGCTGCGCCACGCCTTCGATCGCGGCATCACCCACTTCGATCTGGCCAACAACTACGGTCCGCCGTACGGCAGCGCCGAGACGAACTTCGGTCGCATGATGCGCGAGGACTTCGCCCCGTACCGCGACGAGCTCATCATCTCGTCGAAGGCCGGCTACGACATGTGGCACGGGCCCTACGGGAACGGCGGCGCGCGCAAGTACCTGCTGGCCAGCGCGGAGCAGTCCCTGCGGCGCATGAACGTCGACTACGTCGACATCTTCTACTCGCACCGCGTCGACCCCGACGTGCCGGTCGAAGAAACCGTGGGGGCGCTCGACACGCTGGTGCGTCAGGGGAAGGCCCTCTACGTGGGCATCTCGTCGTACAGCGCCGAGCGGACGGCGGTGGCGGCATCCGTGGCCCGCTCGCTCGGCACCCCGCTGGTCATCCACCAGCCGTCGTACTCGATCCTCAACCGCTGGGTCGAAGACGGCCTGACGGGCGTCCTGACGCAGGAGGGCATGGGCGCGATCGCGTTCACTCCGCTCGCCCAGGGCCTGCTCACCGACAAGTACCTCGGCGACGGTTCCGCCGAGCGCGCGCAGCAGCGCGCGTCGCTTCCGGGCGGCTCGCTCAGCGAGAAGGGCCTCACCACCCTCCGCTCGCTCGACGTCATCGCGAAGGAGCGCGGGCAGACGCTCGCGCAGATGGCGATCCAGTGGGTGCTGCGCGACCCCGTGGTCGCATCCGCGCTGATCGGCGCATCGCGTCCGGCGCAGCTCGACGAGAACCTCAAGGCGCTCGAGGGTCCGGCGTTCGACACCGAGGAGCTCGAGCGCATCGACGCGCTGTCGGACGGCATCGACGTGGACCTCTGGGCGGAATCGGCGAACCGGTGA
- a CDS encoding phosphodiesterase: MRPAEYPAPERILLHISDTHLRAASTPRLFDALDGAAQLARALGVIEDSGIRPDAVVFTGDLVDLGERGAYADLRALVEPFAARIGARVLWVMGNHDDRAAFRAELLGEASDLRPVDRVDELDGLRVVTLDTSVPGHHHGELRDEQLAWLADVLATPAPLGTILAMHHPPVPAVLPLAASVELRDQARLAAVLRGSDVRAVIAGHLHYSTFATFAGIPVSVASSTCYAQDLTVPVGGTRPQDGAQAFNLVHVYDDTVVHSVVPVDAPRTLEYIDADEAQRRLRLADVAPLSAAPRDAPTEPIPLLR; this comes from the coding sequence ATGCGACCCGCCGAATATCCGGCCCCTGAACGCATCTTGCTGCACATCAGCGACACCCACCTGCGCGCGGCGTCGACGCCACGCCTGTTCGACGCCCTGGACGGTGCGGCCCAGCTGGCCCGCGCGCTGGGTGTCATCGAGGACTCGGGCATCCGACCCGACGCGGTCGTCTTCACGGGCGACCTCGTCGACCTGGGGGAGCGCGGCGCCTACGCCGACCTCCGCGCCCTCGTCGAGCCGTTCGCCGCGCGCATCGGCGCACGGGTGCTGTGGGTGATGGGCAACCACGACGATCGTGCGGCATTCCGCGCCGAGCTGCTCGGCGAGGCATCGGATCTCCGCCCCGTCGACCGCGTCGACGAGCTCGACGGCCTCCGCGTCGTCACCCTCGATACGAGCGTCCCCGGGCACCACCACGGCGAACTGCGCGACGAGCAGCTCGCGTGGCTCGCCGACGTGCTGGCCACGCCGGCGCCGCTCGGCACGATCCTCGCCATGCACCACCCTCCCGTTCCGGCGGTGCTGCCGCTCGCGGCGAGCGTCGAGCTGCGCGACCAGGCGCGCCTGGCGGCGGTGCTGCGCGGCAGCGACGTCCGCGCCGTCATCGCCGGCCATCTGCACTACTCGACCTTCGCGACCTTCGCCGGCATCCCCGTGTCGGTGGCGTCATCCACCTGCTACGCGCAGGACCTGACGGTCCCCGTCGGCGGCACCCGGCCGCAGGACGGCGCGCAGGCGTTCAATCTCGTCCACGTCTACGACGACACCGTCGTGCACTCGGTCGTGCCCGTCGACGCGCCGCGCACCCTCGAGTACATCGACGCCGACGAGGCGCAGCGCCGGCTGCGCCTGGCCGACGTCGCGCCCCTCAGCGCCGCGCCGAGGGATGCGCCGACCGAGCCGATTCCTCTGCTGCGCTGA
- a CDS encoding MFS transporter: MPSLGEIIAPRRLGTDFRWLLASSWTSNLGDGIALAAAPLLIASLTSSPFLVAAGAMMQFLPWLLFGLLAGAVADHHDRRRLVMLANGLRAVVVLALVVFLVTGQATVWLVLATAFLYGTAEVFADSAGSTLLPMLVKPADLGIGNARMQAGYLVANQLAGPPLGAFLFALGSFWPFLLQVICVSLAVLLISRIARTPVPDQPGSAPGTKVHAIREGLRWLRHNAPVRTLVIIILVFNVTWAAPWGVLVLYATEHLGMGPVGYGALTTASALGGLVGIASFGWLEKHVSFSTLMRVCLSLEVLMHLGFALTTSPPVAFVIMFGFGVYAFVWGTISTTVRQRLVPMELQGRIASVNMVGVFGGLVIGQFIGGILAQLFGLTAPWWFAFAGSAITLLLVWRSISHIAAAKPVLGDGTEGDVRPSQEPGAGGMPLPD; the protein is encoded by the coding sequence ATGCCTTCGCTCGGGGAGATCATCGCGCCGCGCCGCCTCGGGACAGACTTCCGCTGGCTGCTCGCGTCGTCGTGGACGAGCAATCTCGGCGACGGCATCGCACTCGCCGCCGCGCCCCTGCTGATCGCGTCGCTGACCTCGTCGCCGTTCCTCGTCGCCGCGGGCGCCATGATGCAGTTCCTGCCGTGGCTGCTGTTCGGGCTGCTCGCAGGGGCCGTCGCCGACCACCACGACCGCCGCCGCCTCGTCATGCTGGCCAACGGACTGCGCGCGGTGGTCGTCCTCGCCCTGGTCGTCTTCCTCGTCACCGGCCAGGCGACGGTGTGGCTGGTGCTCGCGACAGCGTTCCTCTACGGCACGGCCGAGGTGTTCGCCGATTCCGCCGGCAGCACGCTGCTGCCGATGCTGGTGAAGCCCGCCGACCTCGGCATCGGCAACGCCCGGATGCAGGCCGGCTACCTCGTGGCCAACCAGCTCGCCGGTCCGCCGCTGGGAGCCTTCCTCTTCGCGCTCGGATCGTTCTGGCCGTTTCTGCTGCAGGTGATCTGCGTGTCACTCGCCGTGCTGCTCATCTCGCGCATCGCCCGCACACCCGTGCCGGATCAGCCCGGTTCCGCACCGGGCACCAAGGTGCACGCGATCCGCGAGGGCCTCCGGTGGCTGCGTCACAATGCGCCGGTGCGCACCCTCGTGATCATCATCCTGGTGTTCAACGTCACCTGGGCCGCGCCGTGGGGCGTCCTGGTGCTCTACGCCACCGAGCACCTCGGCATGGGCCCCGTCGGCTACGGTGCGCTCACCACCGCATCCGCGCTCGGTGGCCTCGTGGGCATCGCGAGCTTCGGCTGGCTCGAGAAGCACGTGTCGTTCTCGACGCTGATGCGCGTGTGCCTGTCGCTCGAGGTGCTCATGCACCTGGGTTTCGCCCTCACGACGTCCCCGCCCGTCGCGTTCGTCATCATGTTCGGCTTCGGGGTGTACGCGTTCGTGTGGGGCACGATCTCGACCACCGTGCGCCAGCGACTCGTGCCGATGGAGCTGCAGGGCCGGATCGCCTCGGTCAACATGGTGGGCGTCTTCGGCGGTCTCGTGATCGGGCAGTTCATCGGCGGCATCCTGGCCCAGCTGTTCGGACTCACCGCCCCGTGGTGGTTCGCCTTCGCGGGATCGGCGATCACTCTGCTGCTGGTGTGGCGCTCGATCTCGCACATCGCCGCCGCCAAGCCCGTGCTCGGCGACGGCACGGAAGGCGATGTGCGCCCCTCGCAAGAGCCGGGTGCCGGCGGGATGCCGTTGCCCGACTGA
- a CDS encoding TatD family hydrolase: protein MATPPVPYPAEGSDPSQYVRTREKGSRDVTYPVAPEPLAVPVYDNHAHLEIEDGEVGLSLDEQLQRAAAVGVVGVVQAGGDIDSSRWSAWAAASHPRVLAAVAIHPNEAPAYKTAGRLDEAIAVIDELAAQPRVRAIGETGLDFFRTGEDGRPAQFESFEAHIALAKKHGVAMQIHDRDAHDAVLETLDRVGPPERTVFHCFSGDAAMARLAGERGYWLSFAGNVTFNNAQNLRDALAVIPRERILVETDAPFLTPTPHRGRPNAPYLVPVTVRFMAAELGVDVDELCAQLAANTLEVYGAFED, encoded by the coding sequence ATGGCGACACCCCCCGTCCCGTACCCGGCGGAGGGCTCGGACCCCTCGCAGTACGTCCGCACCCGCGAGAAGGGCTCGCGCGACGTCACGTACCCCGTGGCGCCGGAGCCCCTCGCGGTGCCGGTCTACGACAACCACGCCCACCTCGAGATCGAGGACGGCGAGGTCGGTCTGTCGCTCGACGAGCAGCTGCAGCGGGCGGCGGCGGTCGGCGTCGTCGGCGTCGTGCAGGCGGGCGGCGACATCGACTCGAGCCGGTGGTCGGCGTGGGCCGCGGCATCCCATCCCCGCGTACTGGCGGCCGTCGCCATCCACCCCAACGAGGCGCCCGCGTACAAGACGGCCGGCCGCCTCGACGAGGCGATCGCGGTGATCGACGAGCTGGCGGCGCAGCCGCGCGTGCGTGCGATCGGCGAGACCGGCCTCGACTTCTTCCGCACCGGCGAGGACGGGCGGCCCGCGCAGTTCGAGAGCTTCGAAGCGCACATCGCGCTCGCGAAGAAGCATGGCGTCGCGATGCAGATCCACGACCGCGACGCCCACGACGCCGTGCTCGAGACCCTGGATCGGGTGGGTCCGCCGGAGCGGACCGTCTTCCACTGCTTCTCGGGCGACGCCGCGATGGCCCGCCTCGCGGGCGAGCGCGGCTACTGGCTGTCGTTCGCCGGCAACGTCACCTTCAACAATGCGCAGAACCTCCGCGACGCGCTCGCGGTGATCCCGCGCGAGCGGATCCTGGTCGAGACGGATGCCCCGTTCCTTACTCCGACGCCGCATCGCGGTCGTCCGAACGCGCCGTACCTCGTCCCGGTGACGGTGCGCTTCATGGCCGCCGAACTCGGCGTCGACGTCGACGAGCTGTGCGCACAGCTCGCGGCGAACACGCTCGAGGTCTACGGAGCCTTCGAGGACTGA